In Mycteria americana isolate JAX WOST 10 ecotype Jacksonville Zoo and Gardens unplaced genomic scaffold, USCA_MyAme_1.0 Scaffold_29, whole genome shotgun sequence, a genomic segment contains:
- the LOC142403473 gene encoding olfactory receptor 14J1-like, with amino-acid sequence MQLRFLEGSPKAITAYSLRDLCGGVPVQGLLLDKCEGVKAGCAARAAQGISEGTFAEEVQGKKDKVFLRLERGTESPELLHWEISRSESTSITSAVLIRVCLTCSLLPANGEFLSRVPETGSFHAQNRQMSNGSSINEFVLLAFTDTRELQLLHFWLFLGIYLAALLGNGLIIAAVAFDRRLHTPMYFFLLNLSLLDLGSISTTLPKAMANSLWDTRAISYLGCAAQVFFFVFLIGGEYCLLTVMAYDRYVAICKPLHYGTLLGSRACVHMAAAAWGSGFLNSLLHTANTFSLPLCQGKVLDQFFCEVPEILNVSCSVSGYLREVGLIVVSACLVFGCFVFIVLSYVQIFRAVLRIPSEQGRHKAFSTCLPHMAVVSLFVSTLMFAYLKPRSISSPSLDLVVSVLYSVVPPAVNPLIYSMRNQELKDALWKLAQGTLFHRQ; translated from the exons atgcagctgcggtTCCTGGAAGGCTCTCCTAAAGCTATCACAGCCTACAGCCTCCGAGATCTGTGCGGAGGAGTGCCAGTGCAGGGGCTCCTGTTAGACAAGtgtgaaggggtgaaggcagggtgtgcagccagagctgcccagggcatttCAGAGGGGACTTTTGCAGAGGAAGTTCAAG gaaaaaaggaCAAGGTGTTTCTCCGTTTAGAGAGGGGGACTGagagtcctgagctgctgcactgggagatcAGTAGGTCTG agagcaccagcatcacctctgctgtcCTCATCAGGGTTTGTCTGACCTGCTCCTTACTGCCTGCAAACGGGGAGTTCCTCTCGAGAGTGCCTGAAACTGGCag TTTCCATGCCCAGAACAGGCAGATGTCCAATGGCAGCTCCATCAATGAGTTCgtcctcctggcattcacagacacacgggagctgcagctcttgcacttctggctcttcctgggcatctacctggctgccctcctgggcaatggcctcatcattgCCGCCGTAGCCTTCGACcgccgcctccacacccccatgtacttcttcctgctcaacctctccctcctcgacctgggctccatctccaccactctccccaaagccatggccaattccctgtgggacaccagggccatctcctacttgggatgtgctgcacaggtctttttctttgtcttcttgatTGGAggagagtattgtcttctcactgtcatggcctacgaccgctacgttgccatctgcaaacccctgcactacgggaccctcctgggcagcagagcttgtgtccacatggcagcagctgcctggggcagtgggtttctcaattccctcctgcacactgccaatacattttcactaccactctgccaaggtaaagtccttgaccagttcttctgtgaagtcccTGAGATTCTTAATGTCTCTTGCTCAGTCTCAggctacctcagggaagttgggcttattgttgttagtgcctgtttagtctttggatgttttgttttcattgtgctgtcctatgtgcagatcttcagggccgtgctgaggatcccctctgagcagggacggcacaaagccttttccacgtgcctccctcacatggccgtggtctccctgtttgtcagcactttaatgtttgcctacctgaagccccgctccatctcctccccatccctggacctggttgtgtcagttctgtactcagtggtgcctccagcagtgaaccctctcatctacagcatgaggaaccaggagctcaaggatgccctatggaaactggcccaagggacGCTGTTTCACCGACAATAA